The genomic stretch GCATTGCTGCGGATGAGCGTTTCGGCAATCGTCAGCGCTTCCTCGCCGCTGTCCGGCTGGCTGATCAACAAATCGTCGAGGTTCACGCCAATGCGCCTGGCGTAGGAGGGATCCACCGCATGCTCAGCGTCCACGAACGCCGCCAGGCCGCCTGCGCGCTGCGCACTGGCGATCACGCTAAGCATCAACGTCGTCTTGCCGCTGCTCTCGGGACCAAACACCTCGGTAATACGCCCGCGCGGGATACCGCCGACGCCGAGCGCCAAATCGAGCGCAAACGCGCCCGTGGGGATCACCGGAATGTCCACGTGCGACATCTCGTCGCCGAGGCGCATGATGGAGCCGCTGCCATATTGCTTTTCAATGGACGCGAGCGCTGCCTGCAAGTTCTTGTCCTTTAGCGCACCCGCCTTGGTGGCTGCGGATTCCTTTTCTTTGGTTTCAACTTTGGCCGACATCGTGAATCTCCTTTTAGTTGTGCGCTCCCAGAGCGTGTGACGAAAGCTTCGTATAAATCGAACCTTCGGGATGAAGTTGGCTCTCGAAGAGATGGATGGCTTCCACCCGCAACGTCCCGAAGGTTGTATCTTTAAGGGAATCGATGGCCCTTGTCAACGCAGCGTCCGGGCGCGGCGATCTAATTCGTCCAAGCGTCAAGTGGGCCGAAAATTCTTGGTGTTCGGGCACAAACCCCAACGGTTGCGTCACCGTCTGCACTGCCCGCGCCAGTGCTGGCAGCCTGTTCCCGTTGTCACTGCACCCAATCCAGACCACGCGTGGGCGCTTTTCATCAGGGAATGCTCCTGCGCCTCGCACCGATACGTCGAATGGCTGGTGTTCGGCTGCGACTGGTCGTAACGCGGACTTGAGCTTATCAACGACCACTTGCTCAACATCGCCAAGAAACTGCAATGTGAGATGGAGGTTCGCAACTTTCGTCCACGAAATCTTCACACCGAGATCCGTTCGTTTCAACCGTGCTTGCGCCTCCTCGATGGCGGCGCGCACGTCGTCGGGAATATCAACGGCGATAAAAGCGCGGATCATTTCTTGAGAAGCTCGCGGCGAACGACGTCAAGTGCGTATTGCGTGACGAAGAACTTGAAAGTTTCGCGGTCGAACGCCAGCAGATGACGCTGTACATCGGTGCGCTCGGGCGTCGCGAAGCCGATATAGACCAGACCTACAGGTTTTTCAGGCGTGCCACCCGTCGGCCCGGCGATTCCCGTCGTGCTGATGCCGAAGTTCGTGCGGCTGAGCGTCCGGATGCCCTCTGCCATTTCCCGTGCGACCTCCTCGCTTACTGCGCCATGCTCCGCGAGAGTCTTTTCCGATACACCGAGCAGGCGGGTCTTCGATTCATTTGAGTAGGTAACACAGCCATTGATGAAAACCTCGCTGGAGCCACTCACATTCGTGATGCGGTTGGCAATCGCACCACCCGTGCACGATTCAGCAGTGGCAATCGTCTGGTGAACTACCGT from Verrucomicrobiia bacterium encodes the following:
- the thpR gene encoding RNA 2',3'-cyclic phosphodiesterase; this translates as MIRAFIAVDIPDDVRAAIEEAQARLKRTDLGVKISWTKVANLHLTLQFLGDVEQVVVDKLKSALRPVAAEHQPFDVSVRGAGAFPDEKRPRVVWIGCSDNGNRLPALARAVQTVTQPLGFVPEHQEFSAHLTLGRIRSPRPDAALTRAIDSLKDTTFGTLRVEAIHLFESQLHPEGSIYTKLSSHALGAHN
- a CDS encoding DNA recombination/repair protein RecA; this encodes MSAKVETKEKESAATKAGALKDKNLQAALASIEKQYGSGSIMRLGDEMSHVDIPVIPTGAFALDLALGVGGIPRGRITEVFGPESSGKTTLMLSVIASAQRAGGLAAFVDAEHAVDPSYARRIGVNLDDLLISQPDSGEEALTIAETLIRSNA